The proteins below are encoded in one region of Peptoniphilus sp. GNH:
- a CDS encoding radical SAM protein gives MKKYIIPYFVPHVGCPVGCVFCNQNEITGIEFTGESLKETVLENISYFKIKNPAELAFYGGSFTAINPSLRSKLLTEAKSLIDEGLISEVRISTRPDCIDEKILEELKENGVKTIELGVQSLDIEVLKLSNRGHDPECVYTSSDLIKKWDFNLGLQQMIGLPGDTYTKSIHTAEEFVKIGPSMVRIYPTLVVKNTRLEKMYKSGVYKPLCLESAIDVSKDLLKIYRENNIDVIRIGLQPTENINFDGDLVAGPFHPSFRQLVEEKLIIDKLTKYRGSFGESITIEANGRNISYIAGNKGINKQKVCEALGAKEIKLRLKNLDSGILLINGEKIII, from the coding sequence ATGAAAAAATATATAATTCCATACTTTGTTCCTCATGTGGGTTGCCCTGTGGGATGCGTGTTTTGTAATCAAAATGAGATAACAGGGATAGAATTTACTGGAGAATCTCTAAAAGAAACTGTGCTTGAAAATATTTCTTATTTTAAGATTAAAAATCCAGCGGAACTTGCATTTTATGGCGGGTCTTTTACTGCTATAAACCCAAGTCTTAGAAGCAAACTTTTGACAGAAGCCAAGAGCCTTATAGATGAGGGATTGATTTCTGAAGTGAGGATATCTACAAGGCCAGATTGCATAGACGAAAAAATTTTAGAAGAACTTAAAGAAAATGGAGTTAAAACTATTGAACTTGGAGTCCAGTCTTTGGATATTGAGGTTTTGAAACTTTCAAACAGGGGTCATGACCCTGAATGTGTGTATACTTCATCAGATTTGATAAAAAAATGGGATTTTAATTTGGGACTTCAACAAATGATAGGTCTACCTGGAGACACTTACACAAAGTCTATACATACGGCTGAAGAATTTGTGAAGATAGGTCCTAGCATGGTGAGGATTTATCCTACTTTGGTTGTTAAAAACACAAGGCTTGAAAAGATGTATAAAAGTGGAGTCTATAAACCTCTTTGTTTGGAATCTGCCATAGACGTATCAAAGGACCTTTTAAAAATTTACAGAGAAAATAACATAGATGTAATAAGAATAGGCCTTCAGCCTACGGAAAATATAAATTTTGACGGAGATCTTGTAGCGGGACCCTTTCATCCATCCTTTAGACAGTTGGTTGAAGAAAAATTAATTATAGATAAATTGACTAAGTATAGAGGATCTTTTGGAGAAAGCATAACTATAGAAGCTAACGGCAGGAATATTTCATATATTGCAGGCAACAAGGGAATAAATAAACAAAAGGTTTGTGAAGCCTTGGGAGCAAAAGAAATTAAATTGAGATTAAAAAATTTAGACAGTGGAATTTTACTTATAAATGGCGAAAAAATAATTATATGA
- the rnc gene encoding ribonuclease III — translation MDLKSLEKKIDEISSHKFKDLSILKTSLTHSSYINEHDLSFEDCNERLEFLGDAILDLVIGEYLFSHYTSIDEGELTKRRSLLVNKDVLADASRRLNLGEFLYLGHGEEINEGRNKDSILADALESLIGAIYMDGGFKAAKKFILKFLLPILNGKIFVDYKTSLQEACQKKKDMPIYKLIRSGLDDSREAKVQLKALGYEVTATAHNKKEAEQLAAKIMLEKLKKK, via the coding sequence ATGGATTTAAAGAGCTTAGAAAAAAAGATTGATGAAATTTCATCTCATAAATTTAAAGATTTAAGTATTTTAAAGACGTCTTTAACTCATAGCTCCTATATAAATGAACATGATTTGAGTTTTGAGGATTGCAATGAGAGATTAGAATTTCTTGGAGATGCAATCCTTGATTTAGTTATTGGAGAGTACTTATTTTCACACTATACAAGCATAGACGAAGGGGAGCTAACTAAGAGAAGATCCCTATTAGTAAATAAGGATGTCTTGGCTGATGCATCAAGAAGATTAAATTTGGGAGAATTTTTGTATCTGGGCCATGGTGAAGAGATAAATGAAGGCAGAAACAAGGATTCCATTCTAGCAGATGCTCTGGAATCTCTTATAGGGGCAATATATATGGATGGTGGGTTTAAAGCAGCCAAGAAATTCATATTAAAATTTCTTTTGCCGATCCTAAATGGAAAAATTTTTGTAGACTATAAGACTAGCTTACAGGAAGCTTGTCAAAAGAAAAAGGATATGCCAATTTATAAACTTATAAGATCTGGTTTGGATGATTCAAGAGAAGCGAAAGTACAACTAAAGGCCTTAGGTTATGAGGTAACAGCGACTGCTCACAATAAAAAAGAGGCAGAACAATTGGCTGCAAAAATTATGCTGGAGAAGTTGAAGAAGAAATGA
- the acpP gene encoding acyl carrier protein produces MKERVLEIIAEQFNRSVDELTPDINFVNDLEADSIELVELVMNLEDEFEMEIPDDKFENFQTIGDVLAYIEEIE; encoded by the coding sequence ATGAAAGAGAGAGTTTTAGAAATTATAGCTGAACAATTCAACAGATCTGTTGATGAATTGACGCCAGACATAAACTTTGTAAATGATTTAGAGGCAGATTCTATCGAGCTTGTTGAGCTTGTCATGAATTTGGAAGATGAATTTGAAATGGAGATTCCAGATGACAAGTTTGAAAACTTTCAAACTATTGGAGACGTTTTAGCATATATAGAAGAAATAGAATAA
- the plsX gene encoding phosphate acyltransferase PlsX, protein MKIIFDTLGADKTASEIIKGGLQANEELGITPLFIGNKEEIETELEKLSIDKDKFEIIDAKETITNMEDPALAIRRKKSSSIVVGMNLLKDKKADAFISAGSTGAILAGGTFLVGRIDGVKRAFLPTNIPNLKGFTVLLDSGANMDVPAENLLQFAKVGSAYAKTLGIDNPRVGLINVGAEEEKGNAQTKSAHQLLKEARLNFIGNVEARDLAMGVCDVAVCDGFVGNVILKNTEGNAIFFLKAMETMLSKLQLDELSAQKIQGGLKEFSKKLSYEEHGGTILLGLKEIIVKAHGSSSARAIKNAAKQALKFHEQGLIKKIEDELGGNK, encoded by the coding sequence ATGAAAATAATATTTGATACTCTTGGTGCTGATAAAACCGCATCAGAAATTATAAAGGGTGGTTTGCAAGCAAATGAGGAGCTTGGTATTACTCCTTTATTTATAGGTAATAAAGAAGAAATTGAAACTGAATTAGAAAAACTTTCAATAGATAAAGATAAGTTTGAAATAATAGATGCAAAAGAAACAATAACTAATATGGAGGATCCGGCTCTTGCAATAAGGAGAAAAAAATCCTCATCTATTGTAGTTGGTATGAATCTTTTAAAAGACAAAAAAGCAGATGCTTTTATATCTGCCGGCTCAACAGGAGCGATTCTTGCTGGAGGTACTTTTCTAGTCGGAAGAATAGATGGAGTAAAGAGAGCATTTTTACCGACTAACATTCCTAATCTTAAAGGGTTCACTGTGCTTTTAGACTCTGGTGCAAATATGGATGTGCCAGCTGAAAATTTGCTACAATTTGCTAAAGTTGGCTCCGCATATGCCAAGACACTTGGCATAGATAACCCCAGAGTTGGACTTATCAATGTTGGAGCTGAAGAAGAAAAAGGAAATGCCCAAACAAAATCGGCTCATCAACTTTTAAAAGAAGCAAGACTAAATTTTATAGGAAATGTAGAAGCTAGAGATCTTGCGATGGGTGTTTGTGATGTTGCAGTTTGCGATGGTTTTGTTGGAAATGTGATTTTAAAAAATACTGAGGGAAATGCTATATTCTTTTTAAAAGCCATGGAGACTATGCTTTCAAAACTTCAATTAGATGAACTTAGCGCACAAAAAATACAAGGTGGACTTAAAGAATTTTCCAAAAAATTATCCTATGAAGAACATGGGGGAACAATTCTTTTAGGGCTTAAGGAAATAATTGTTAAAGCACATGGCTCATCAAGTGCAAGGGCTATAAAAAATGCAGCCAAGCAAGCATTAAAATTTCATGAGCAAGGCTTAATTAAAAAAATAGAAGATGAACTGGGAGGAAATAAATGA
- a CDS encoding valine--tRNA ligase — protein sequence MKELAKNYQPHDFEDRLYKFWLDKDYFRANINKDKKPFTIVMPPPNVTGQLHIGHAINNTIQDILIRYKRMKGFEALWIPGTDHASISTEAKVVEKLKSEGKTKQDIGREEFLKESWDWTHKYGGIINDQLKKLGVSCDWSRQSFTLDDKLSKAVGEVFIRLYKKGLIYRGDRIINWCPNCKTAVSDAEVDHHDHDGFIWYFKYPLKEGDGFIEIATTRPETIPGDLAVAVNPKDERYKDLVGKKLIIPIINREIPIIQDEYVEMKFGSGAVKITPSHDPNDFEVGARHELGQLKVIDDDGRLNDLAGKYAGMDRKEARKAIIKDFKDAGFFVKEEKHKNAVGHCSRCNETIEPLLSKQWFVKMEPLAKPALEAYKNKELKFIPERFGKIYTHWLDDIKDWCISRQLWWGHRLPVYYCNETGETVVDLENPEGRPGYEGKTFTQDPDTLDTWFSSALWPFSTLGWPEKTPDFEYFYPTDVLVTGYDIIFFWVVRMVFSALEQTGEVPFKDVLLNGLVRDAEGRKMSKSLGNGIDPLKIIDEYGADALRFTLVTGNSAGNDTRFSKEKVEASRNFANKLWNATRFLMMHIGSEDLDIKLENLEDEDKWILTKLQSTIDNMTERLDVYDLGSAANEIYDFTWSQFCDWYIEMVKPRLFGDDIDSKNAAKASLIYVLKAIIRLLHPYMPFITEEIWQHIFADEQSIMISSWPESKKELVFETESYAVEYIQEAIRKIRNLRSEMNIEAGRKSKVLIATSDERIKSIYISNELQLKNLGFANSIEFVEKAQISPENNVNIVLDKSEIFLPLRDLIDFEKEKERLKKEEEKTQAEIKRAKGKLSNKSFTDKAPKEIVDSEREKLAKYEEMLITIRSNIEKLK from the coding sequence ATGAAAGAACTTGCAAAAAATTATCAACCCCATGATTTTGAAGACAGACTCTATAAATTTTGGCTGGACAAAGATTATTTCAGAGCAAATATAAACAAGGATAAAAAACCATTCACTATTGTTATGCCGCCGCCAAATGTAACAGGTCAGCTTCATATTGGGCATGCTATAAATAATACAATTCAAGATATTTTAATAAGATACAAGAGAATGAAGGGCTTTGAAGCTCTTTGGATTCCAGGCACAGATCACGCATCTATCTCTACTGAAGCCAAAGTTGTAGAAAAATTAAAATCTGAAGGCAAGACCAAACAGGATATAGGAAGGGAAGAATTTCTAAAAGAGTCTTGGGATTGGACTCATAAATATGGAGGCATAATAAATGACCAATTAAAAAAATTGGGAGTTTCTTGTGACTGGTCAAGGCAAAGTTTTACTCTTGACGACAAGTTATCCAAGGCTGTTGGAGAAGTGTTCATTAGATTATATAAAAAGGGACTAATTTACAGAGGAGATAGGATTATAAATTGGTGTCCTAATTGTAAGACGGCTGTATCCGATGCGGAAGTGGATCACCATGACCATGACGGATTCATTTGGTATTTTAAATACCCTCTAAAAGAAGGAGATGGATTTATAGAAATTGCAACTACAAGACCAGAAACTATCCCTGGAGATTTGGCTGTTGCTGTAAATCCAAAGGATGAAAGATACAAGGACTTGGTTGGCAAAAAGCTTATAATACCAATAATAAATAGAGAGATTCCAATAATTCAAGATGAGTATGTAGAAATGAAATTTGGATCTGGTGCGGTTAAAATAACTCCTTCCCATGATCCAAATGACTTTGAAGTTGGAGCAAGGCACGAGCTTGGACAGCTAAAAGTAATTGATGACGATGGAAGATTAAATGATCTTGCAGGAAAATACGCTGGAATGGACAGAAAAGAAGCCAGAAAGGCAATAATAAAAGATTTTAAAGATGCTGGTTTCTTTGTCAAAGAAGAAAAGCATAAAAACGCAGTGGGCCACTGCTCTAGATGTAATGAAACAATTGAGCCTCTTCTTTCAAAACAATGGTTTGTAAAAATGGAACCTTTGGCAAAGCCTGCCTTGGAAGCCTATAAAAATAAAGAGCTTAAATTTATTCCTGAAAGATTTGGGAAAATATATACTCATTGGCTAGATGATATAAAGGACTGGTGTATATCAAGACAACTTTGGTGGGGTCACAGACTTCCCGTATACTATTGTAATGAAACGGGCGAAACAGTGGTTGATTTGGAAAATCCAGAGGGAAGGCCAGGATACGAGGGCAAAACTTTCACACAAGATCCAGACACTTTAGATACTTGGTTCTCATCAGCTTTGTGGCCATTTTCAACTTTGGGTTGGCCTGAAAAGACTCCAGATTTTGAATACTTTTATCCAACTGATGTATTAGTTACAGGATATGACATAATTTTCTTCTGGGTAGTGAGGATGGTATTCTCAGCCCTTGAGCAAACAGGAGAAGTGCCTTTTAAGGATGTTCTCTTAAATGGACTTGTAAGAGACGCGGAAGGAAGAAAAATGTCCAAGTCACTCGGAAATGGGATAGATCCTCTAAAGATAATAGACGAATATGGAGCAGATGCATTAAGATTTACACTTGTAACTGGAAATTCTGCAGGAAATGATACGAGATTTTCAAAAGAAAAGGTTGAAGCTAGTAGAAATTTTGCCAACAAACTCTGGAATGCAACAAGATTTTTGATGATGCATATTGGATCTGAGGACCTCGACATTAAACTTGAAAATCTAGAAGATGAAGACAAGTGGATACTGACAAAACTTCAAAGTACAATAGACAATATGACAGAAAGACTGGATGTTTATGACTTGGGAAGTGCTGCAAATGAAATTTATGACTTTACATGGTCACAATTTTGCGATTGGTATATAGAAATGGTAAAGCCTAGACTATTTGGTGATGATATAGATTCAAAAAATGCAGCAAAAGCAAGCCTAATATATGTACTAAAGGCTATAATAAGGCTCCTTCATCCTTACATGCCATTTATAACAGAAGAAATTTGGCAACATATATTTGCAGATGAGCAATCTATAATGATATCTTCTTGGCCAGAATCAAAGAAGGAACTTGTTTTCGAAACGGAATCTTATGCCGTTGAATATATACAAGAAGCAATAAGGAAAATTAGAAATTTGCGTTCTGAAATGAATATTGAAGCAGGCAGAAAGTCAAAAGTTTTAATAGCAACGTCAGATGAAAGGATTAAATCAATTTATATTTCTAATGAATTGCAACTTAAGAATCTCGGCTTTGCAAATTCTATTGAGTTTGTAGAAAAGGCTCAAATAAGTCCGGAAAACAATGTAAATATTGTTTTGGACAAGTCAGAAATATTTTTACCACTTAGGGATTTAATAGATTTTGAAAAAGAAAAGGAAAGATTGAAGAAAGAGGAGGAAAAAACTCAAGCTGAAATTAAAAGGGCCAAGGGAAAACTTTCTAACAAATCTTTCACTGACAAGGCGCCTAAAGAAATTGTAGATAGCGAAAGAGAAAAGCTTGCTAAATACGAAGAGATGCTAATTACTATTAGATCTAATATAGAAAAATTAAAATAA
- the pepF gene encoding oligoendopeptidase F: protein MAKLLNRNEVLEKEKWDLKRIYESEAQYEKDLKEALEQATNLEKYQGKIKTEEDILDILEKYEELKIKIDHLSHYVDLDYSVDMGDEKRKTRSMNFLKIDSEISQKTAYIENEIADVDDKILDKIINAENRYSDYIKDIKRRKPHLLDPKTKDLVEKFSYVLSAPYRLYLEMKLSDMNFEDFELSGKKYENSFVLYENHYQYQIDTDLRRKAFKYFSKALSHYKNTFASVYDTYLQAEKTIAKLKGFDSLKEYHLFIQDVDEDLYNRQLDVIMEELSKHMRKYVKILKKLYKLDEVRFSDMKLPIEIIKGESYKFEDSKPIVKKALQVMGDDYLKIAMSSFDNRWVDYALNRGKSTGGFCASPYKKDGFILMSWTGGLDDLYTLVHEIGHGVHFHFAQAENSYFSQEPSLYIIEAPSTMNEVLLSKALLQEEKDDKKRAQIVAAMISNTYYHNFVTHFLEAYYQREVYKLVDSDQAITEPVLSKLFKDTLKKFFGDELVIDEGAELTWMRQPHYYSGLYSYTYSAGLTIGTLMANKIYENKESYKDWIEVLKLGGKKNVVEMAKTAGINIKDDKALRECIDFVGEMIDLIDKAI, encoded by the coding sequence ATGGCAAAACTATTAAATAGAAATGAAGTTTTAGAAAAAGAAAAATGGGATTTAAAAAGAATATATGAGAGTGAAGCACAGTATGAAAAAGATTTAAAAGAGGCATTAGAACAAGCTACTAACTTAGAAAAATACCAAGGTAAAATCAAAACAGAAGAGGATATTTTAGATATTTTAGAAAAATATGAGGAACTAAAAATTAAAATAGATCATTTATCCCATTATGTGGATCTTGACTATTCAGTTGATATGGGAGACGAAAAGAGAAAAACTAGATCTATGAATTTTTTGAAAATAGACTCCGAAATAAGTCAAAAAACGGCATATATAGAAAATGAAATAGCCGATGTAGACGATAAAATCTTGGATAAAATAATAAATGCAGAAAATAGGTATTCAGATTATATAAAAGATATAAAAAGAAGAAAACCTCATCTTTTGGATCCTAAAACAAAGGATTTGGTAGAAAAGTTCTCCTATGTACTTTCTGCCCCTTATAGACTTTATTTGGAAATGAAGTTATCCGATATGAACTTTGAAGATTTTGAACTAAGTGGCAAGAAATATGAAAATTCCTTTGTACTCTATGAAAATCACTACCAATATCAAATAGACACAGACCTAAGAAGAAAGGCATTCAAATATTTTTCAAAGGCTCTATCCCACTATAAGAATACTTTTGCAAGTGTCTATGATACTTATTTGCAAGCGGAAAAGACAATTGCAAAATTAAAAGGTTTTGACAGCCTTAAAGAATATCATTTATTCATTCAAGATGTAGATGAAGATCTTTATAACAGACAATTAGATGTAATAATGGAAGAACTTTCCAAGCATATGAGAAAGTATGTAAAAATTTTAAAGAAACTATATAAGCTAGACGAAGTAAGATTTTCAGATATGAAATTGCCTATAGAAATCATAAAAGGTGAAAGCTATAAATTTGAAGATAGCAAACCTATTGTAAAAAAAGCCCTTCAAGTTATGGGGGATGATTATTTAAAAATTGCGATGTCAAGTTTTGACAACAGATGGGTTGATTATGCTTTAAATAGAGGTAAATCAACGGGGGGATTTTGTGCATCTCCATATAAAAAAGATGGATTTATCCTCATGTCTTGGACAGGCGGTCTAGATGATCTTTATACACTTGTACATGAAATTGGCCATGGAGTGCATTTTCATTTTGCGCAAGCTGAAAACTCTTATTTTTCTCAAGAACCCTCTCTATATATAATAGAAGCTCCATCAACAATGAACGAAGTTCTTTTGTCTAAGGCACTTTTACAAGAAGAAAAGGATGACAAGAAAAGAGCACAAATAGTGGCAGCTATGATATCAAATACTTATTATCATAATTTTGTAACACATTTTCTAGAAGCTTACTATCAAAGAGAAGTCTATAAGCTTGTAGATAGCGATCAGGCGATAACCGAACCTGTTTTGTCAAAATTATTTAAAGACACTTTGAAAAAATTCTTTGGAGATGAGCTGGTAATAGATGAAGGGGCTGAGCTAACATGGATGAGACAACCTCACTATTACTCTGGACTTTATTCTTATACGTATTCGGCAGGGCTAACCATAGGCACACTCATGGCAAATAAAATTTATGAAAATAAGGAAAGCTACAAGGACTGGATTGAAGTTTTGAAATTGGGTGGCAAAAAAAATGTAGTTGAGATGGCTAAGACAGCTGGAATAAACATTAAAGACGACAAGGCTCTAAGAGAGTGCATAGATTTTGTTGGAGAGATGATAGATTTAATTGACAAGGCTATTTGA
- the trpS gene encoding tryptophan--tRNA ligase: MEKKVVYSGIQPSGSLTLGNYIGALTNFGPLQDEYDCIYCIADEHAITVAQEPKNLRKNTLDVLALYLAAGLDPEKSIIYIQSHVPEHVELMWCLNTITSLGQLQRMTQFKDKSQKVKEIEAGLLNYPVLMAADILLYQTSYVPVGEDQRQHIEMTRDLAQRFNSRYSETFVMPEIMAPKVGARIMSLQDPSSKMSKSDPNSDGYILIIEDEKETEKKIKKAVTDSLGKISYNDEQKGLKNLIDIYAVLSKKTPDEIVKQYEDKGYGEFKTDLARVVNDSLRPIREKYQKIREDKAYLENVYKEGAQKARKIASKTMAKVYRKMGFIAR; the protein is encoded by the coding sequence ATGGAAAAAAAAGTTGTGTACTCAGGGATACAGCCTTCTGGATCTTTGACTTTGGGAAACTATATAGGAGCTCTTACAAATTTTGGCCCCCTACAAGATGAATATGATTGCATATATTGCATAGCTGATGAACATGCAATTACAGTTGCGCAAGAACCTAAAAATTTGAGAAAAAATACACTTGATGTCTTGGCACTTTATTTAGCTGCTGGTTTGGATCCGGAAAAATCTATAATATACATTCAATCGCATGTGCCAGAGCATGTTGAGCTTATGTGGTGCTTGAATACAATAACATCCTTAGGACAATTACAAAGAATGACTCAATTCAAGGATAAGTCACAAAAAGTTAAGGAAATAGAGGCGGGGCTTTTAAATTACCCCGTTTTAATGGCAGCAGATATTTTATTGTATCAAACTTCTTATGTGCCAGTAGGAGAGGACCAAAGACAACATATAGAAATGACTAGAGATCTCGCACAGAGATTCAACTCCAGATACTCAGAAACATTTGTGATGCCAGAAATAATGGCGCCCAAGGTTGGAGCCAGAATAATGTCTTTGCAAGATCCAAGCTCAAAAATGTCAAAATCTGATCCAAATAGCGATGGCTATATATTAATAATTGAGGATGAAAAAGAAACAGAAAAGAAGATAAAAAAAGCCGTGACAGACTCTCTCGGAAAAATCTCTTATAATGATGAGCAAAAGGGTCTAAAAAATCTCATAGATATCTATGCAGTTTTATCTAAAAAAACTCCTGATGAGATTGTTAAACAATATGAGGACAAGGGCTATGGGGAATTTAAAACTGATTTAGCAAGAGTTGTAAATGACAGTCTAAGACCTATAAGAGAAAAATATCAAAAAATAAGAGAAGATAAGGCTTACTTGGAAAATGTATATAAAGAAGGAGCTCAAAAAGCTAGAAAAATTGCAAGTAAAACTATGGCTAAAGTATATAGAAAAATGGGATTTATAGCGAGGTAA
- a CDS encoding amidohydrolase, whose translation MSILFKNITYLDLENEKIIEDIDIYVKDKKIEKIGKNLSLDADEMYEGKLKLLVPGFCNAHSHIGMAGLRNYADDMDLQTWLSDKIWPAEAKFDAEAIYWFSLLSILEMIKSGVTSFCDMYYFMNSVAKATQESGMKALLTRGMMDIDGVDRSNDMWNLYKKYNHKDDRIIVAPGPHAIYTCSDEYLLQMRDMALDMNGIINIHLSETKKEVEDCLSINGKRPLEHLLNIGFFDGLHVVAAHCTHLSPKEIELCRQLDIYPIYNPSSNLKLASGFTPVKSMLKSELKVGLGTDGSSSNNNQNFVEEIHLASLVSKAVEEDSKCLSSIEVLKMASRNGQLALGFCDSGLIKEGYRADFAIFDLDSLNFTPANNLISALTYSASASDVCATVVDGSFLMKDKKVLSLDEEKIKRKVIENVNRIFNKGE comes from the coding sequence ATGTCGATCCTTTTTAAAAATATTACATATTTGGATTTAGAAAACGAAAAAATTATAGAAGATATAGATATTTATGTCAAGGACAAGAAAATAGAAAAGATTGGAAAAAATTTAAGCCTTGATGCTGATGAAATGTACGAAGGCAAGCTAAAATTGCTCGTACCAGGTTTTTGCAATGCACATTCTCACATAGGCATGGCAGGGCTTAGAAACTATGCTGATGATATGGATTTGCAGACTTGGCTTAGTGATAAAATATGGCCTGCCGAAGCCAAATTCGACGCTGAAGCTATTTATTGGTTTAGTCTTTTGTCGATTCTAGAAATGATAAAATCTGGCGTAACCTCCTTTTGCGATATGTATTATTTCATGAACTCTGTTGCCAAGGCGACCCAAGAGTCTGGCATGAAAGCTCTTCTTACAAGGGGCATGATGGATATTGATGGGGTGGATAGGTCAAATGATATGTGGAATCTTTATAAAAAATATAACCACAAAGATGATAGAATTATAGTAGCCCCAGGACCGCACGCAATCTATACATGCTCAGATGAGTATTTATTGCAGATGAGGGATATGGCTTTAGATATGAATGGAATTATAAATATTCATCTATCAGAAACCAAAAAAGAAGTGGAGGATTGCCTAAGTATAAATGGAAAAAGACCTCTAGAACATCTTTTGAATATAGGATTTTTTGATGGACTTCATGTGGTTGCTGCTCATTGCACCCATCTAAGTCCTAAAGAGATAGAGCTTTGTAGACAATTAGATATTTATCCCATATATAATCCTAGCTCAAACCTAAAACTCGCATCTGGATTTACACCCGTAAAAAGTATGTTAAAAAGCGAATTGAAGGTAGGCTTGGGCACAGATGGTTCATCTAGCAACAACAATCAAAATTTTGTTGAAGAAATACATTTGGCGTCTTTAGTAAGTAAAGCTGTTGAGGAAGATTCTAAGTGTTTAAGCTCTATAGAAGTTTTGAAAATGGCAAGTAGAAATGGTCAGCTGGCTTTGGGATTTTGCGATTCTGGACTTATAAAAGAGGGATATAGGGCCGATTTTGCAATATTTGATTTGGACTCACTAAATTTTACGCCTGCAAATAATTTAATCTCTGCTTTGACATATAGTGCATCAGCTTCTGATGTATGTGCGACTGTCGTAGATGGCAGCTTTCTCATGAAGGATAAAAAAGTGCTGAGTCTTGATGAAGAAAAAATAAAAAGAAAAGTAATAGAAAATGTAAATAGAATTTTTAATAAAGGAGAATAA
- the rpsD gene encoding 30S ribosomal protein S4 → MARMIVPRFKQSRRLGLNVCGHPKAMRRAKKGTARSDKKLTEYGKQLLEKQRLRAYYGVLERQFVNLFKEAKKSKEQTGPALVQFLERRLDNLVYRMGFASSIRQARQMVNHGHVTVNGKKVNIPSYRCGEGDVIALSARGRKVDLFKTNYETQFVTSYPYISKDEDLKATLVSLPQREDVPIEIEDQLIVEFYSKNM, encoded by the coding sequence ATGGCAAGAATGATAGTGCCTAGATTTAAACAATCTAGAAGATTAGGATTAAATGTATGTGGCCATCCAAAGGCAATGAGACGTGCCAAGAAGGGTACTGCAAGAAGCGACAAGAAGTTAACTGAATATGGTAAGCAATTGCTTGAAAAGCAAAGACTAAGAGCTTATTACGGTGTTTTAGAAAGACAATTCGTAAACCTCTTTAAGGAAGCTAAAAAGTCAAAAGAACAAACTGGTCCAGCTCTTGTTCAATTTCTAGAAAGAAGACTTGACAATCTAGTTTACAGAATGGGATTTGCTTCTTCTATAAGACAAGCAAGACAAATGGTAAATCATGGTCATGTTACAGTTAACGGAAAAAAAGTGAATATTCCTTCATACAGATGTGGCGAAGGAGATGTTATTGCCCTTTCTGCTAGAGGAAGAAAGGTAGATCTTTTCAAAACAAATTATGAAACTCAATTTGTAACTTCTTATCCTTACATTTCAAAAGATGAAGATTTAAAAGCTACTTTGGTTTCACTTCCACAAAGAGAAGATGTTCCTATAGAAATCGAAGACCAATTAATAGTAGAATTCTACTCAAAGAATATGTAA